A genomic stretch from Gemmatimonadota bacterium includes:
- a CDS encoding choice-of-anchor B family protein — MKNLEFRAAFALAILAVSTTATLDAQALRTGYGATVARFGDDIVVAESNNLIGPAVVYAYRQGDDGWAEVGRITPSDWQEEDRFGSALAAGGDLLVISAPGQDDGRGAVYTFRREGDGLAQAGRVAFAGAADGARMGSALALDDGSLLVAGRDGSVSAFTWADDGWVGAGSLSAEDVADGDRFGASMAVLGDVALVGAPGQAAGETQGVGAVYVFTREDGAWVESGKLTVRALSENAALGSTVALNGPDEALVAAPNRNGTGMVLIFARDAESGAWNPGGALAPFAPTGRDRFGGTIHAEGNRIMIGGSRANGFRGAVYVFERDADGAITKASMFGREDGLRGTGFAGSLSVAGDVAVVGAPSDDNGAGSALVFAREGDAWNEVAVLASEPESLEAVTGGEVACASGEAALWSCEQVDLVSFLPVSEIGGGRGIRLNDVWGWTDGETSREYALVGRIDGLSIVDITDAANPTYVGDLPMTPGSNSAAWRDMKVYEDHVYVVADGAGQHGMQVLDLRQIRDLEASDLPVTFEPDVLYENIASAHNIVINEGSGFAYIVGARGGGETCGGGLHIVDIRDASNPTFVGCFQDPSTGRAGTGYSHDAQCVMYAGPDEDHAGKEICFGSNETALSIADVSDKAAPLAISRAEYPNVGYTHQAWLTDDHRYLYMDDELDELQGKVENTRTLIWDVSDLDDPQLVKEYFGPTKSIDHNLYIKGDYAYESNYTSGLRILDISDPENPQEVGFFDTVPYGGDRAVFDGSWSTYPYFDSGTIVISGGRLGIFFLRKQEPVS; from the coding sequence ATGAAGAATCTCGAGTTCCGAGCCGCCTTCGCGCTCGCCATCCTGGCTGTCTCCACCACCGCGACGCTCGACGCCCAGGCGCTCCGCACGGGCTACGGAGCGACCGTCGCTCGCTTCGGCGACGACATCGTGGTGGCCGAATCCAACAACCTGATCGGGCCCGCGGTCGTGTACGCGTACCGCCAGGGCGACGACGGCTGGGCCGAGGTCGGCCGCATCACGCCGTCCGACTGGCAGGAAGAGGACCGCTTCGGCTCCGCGCTGGCGGCCGGCGGCGACCTGCTCGTGATCTCCGCGCCCGGACAGGACGACGGGCGCGGCGCCGTCTACACCTTCCGGCGCGAAGGGGACGGACTGGCGCAAGCGGGCCGCGTGGCCTTCGCGGGTGCCGCCGACGGGGCGCGCATGGGCAGCGCGCTGGCGCTGGACGACGGCTCGCTGCTTGTGGCGGGGAGGGACGGCTCGGTGAGCGCGTTCACGTGGGCCGACGACGGCTGGGTGGGAGCCGGCTCCCTGAGCGCCGAGGACGTCGCCGACGGCGACAGGTTCGGCGCGTCGATGGCGGTCCTCGGGGACGTGGCGCTGGTGGGAGCGCCCGGCCAGGCGGCCGGCGAGACCCAGGGGGTAGGCGCGGTCTACGTGTTCACGCGCGAGGACGGCGCTTGGGTCGAGAGCGGCAAGCTCACGGTGCGCGCCTTGAGCGAGAACGCCGCGCTCGGCTCCACGGTGGCTCTGAACGGCCCCGACGAGGCGCTCGTGGCAGCGCCCAACCGCAACGGCACGGGCATGGTACTCATCTTCGCCCGCGACGCAGAGTCCGGCGCGTGGAACCCGGGCGGGGCGCTGGCGCCCTTCGCGCCCACGGGGCGGGATCGCTTCGGCGGCACCATCCACGCCGAGGGGAACCGCATCATGATCGGCGGCTCGCGCGCCAACGGCTTCCGCGGCGCGGTTTACGTGTTCGAGCGGGACGCCGACGGGGCGATCACGAAGGCGAGCATGTTCGGCCGCGAGGACGGCCTGCGCGGCACCGGCTTCGCCGGGTCGCTCTCGGTGGCGGGCGACGTGGCGGTGGTGGGCGCGCCCAGCGACGACAACGGCGCCGGCTCGGCGCTCGTGTTCGCGCGCGAGGGAGACGCCTGGAACGAGGTGGCGGTCCTGGCCAGCGAGCCGGAGAGCCTCGAGGCCGTCACCGGCGGCGAGGTGGCGTGCGCGAGCGGCGAGGCCGCGCTGTGGTCGTGCGAGCAGGTGGACCTGGTGTCCTTCCTGCCGGTGTCGGAGATCGGCGGCGGCCGGGGCATTCGTCTCAACGACGTGTGGGGTTGGACCGACGGCGAGACAAGCCGTGAATACGCCCTGGTCGGCCGTATCGACGGGCTGTCCATCGTGGACATCACCGACGCCGCCAACCCCACCTACGTCGGCGACCTGCCCATGACGCCGGGCTCCAACTCGGCCGCCTGGCGGGACATGAAGGTCTACGAGGACCACGTCTACGTGGTCGCCGACGGCGCCGGCCAGCACGGCATGCAGGTGCTCGACCTGCGCCAGATCCGCGACCTGGAAGCGTCGGACCTGCCGGTCACCTTCGAGCCCGACGTGCTCTACGAGAACATCGCGAGCGCGCACAACATCGTGATCAACGAGGGCTCGGGCTTCGCCTACATCGTGGGCGCCCGGGGCGGCGGCGAAACGTGCGGCGGCGGCCTCCACATCGTGGACATCCGCGACGCCTCGAACCCGACGTTCGTCGGCTGCTTCCAGGATCCGTCCACGGGCCGCGCCGGCACGGGCTACTCGCACGACGCCCAGTGCGTCATGTACGCCGGTCCGGACGAGGACCACGCGGGCAAGGAGATCTGCTTCGGCTCCAACGAGACCGCGCTCAGCATCGCGGACGTGAGCGACAAGGCGGCTCCGCTGGCCATTTCGCGCGCGGAGTACCCCAACGTCGGCTACACGCACCAGGCGTGGCTGACCGACGACCACCGCTACCTCTACATGGACGACGAGCTGGACGAGCTGCAGGGCAAGGTGGAGAACACCCGCACGCTCATCTGGGACGTGAGCGACCTGGACGACCCGCAATTGGTGAAGGAATACTTCGGGCCGACCAAGTCGATCGACCACAACCTCTACATCAAGGGCGACTACGCCTACGAATCCAACTACACCTCGGGGCTCCGCATCCTGGACATTTCGGATCCGGAGAACCCGCAGGAGGTGGGCTTCTTCGACACCGTGCCGTACGGCGGCGACCGCGCGGTGTTCGACGGCTCGTGGAGCACCTACCCCTACTTCGACAGCGGCACCATCGTGATCTCGGGCGGACGGCTGGGGATCTTCTTCCTGCGCAAGCAGGAGCCGGTTTCGTGA
- a CDS encoding Hsp20/alpha crystallin family protein produces MKKRFDWGEPWDSVSDAVNRVIEDFGGMAEQTVVQLSCRPSVALRKSTAGYALDVLVPGLARDQVDVALEGKTVIVSGEWPARADEDVDTLLRDEFPRGRFRRTVHLPEAVDADGVKAKLAGGILSVELPLSEPSQRTEIEVEEVDEGDEGDAS; encoded by the coding sequence ATGAAGAAGCGTTTCGATTGGGGTGAGCCGTGGGACAGCGTCAGCGACGCCGTCAACCGCGTGATCGAAGATTTCGGGGGCATGGCCGAGCAGACCGTGGTGCAGCTCTCGTGCAGGCCGTCGGTTGCGTTGCGCAAGAGCACGGCGGGCTACGCGCTGGACGTCCTCGTGCCGGGGCTCGCGCGCGATCAGGTGGACGTCGCGCTGGAGGGCAAGACCGTGATCGTGAGCGGCGAGTGGCCCGCGCGCGCCGACGAGGACGTCGATACCCTGCTGCGCGACGAGTTCCCGCGCGGCCGCTTCCGCCGCACCGTGCACCTGCCCGAGGCGGTGGACGCCGACGGCGTGAAGGCCAAGCTGGCGGGCGGCATCCTGTCCGTGGAGCTGCCGCTCAGCGAGCCGTCCCAGCGCACCGAGATCGAGGTCGAAGAGGTCGACGAGGGCGACGAGGGCGACGCTTCCTGA
- the clpB gene encoding ATP-dependent chaperone ClpB, which translates to MDGRRGRAGRGDLPSTGESVNQDRLTIKAGEALQAAATEARKRGNPALEDVHLLSALMAQDETIVVPVLRKVGADVPDLGRALLERLDRLPKQSGTVQPSLGRETTAVLDAAEEEARSLADEYVSTEHLLIALAAVGSDTRELLAERGADADALRQAIQAVRGPHRVTDQDPEGKYRALERFSRDLTDAARDGKLDPVIGRDEEIRRVVQVLSRRTKNNPVLIGEPGVGKTAIVEGLAQRIVSGDVPESLQHKTLIALDIGAVLAGAKYRGEFEERFKAVLKEITEAEGRFVVFLDELHTIVGAGAAEGAVDAGNMLKPALARGELRVVGATTLDEYRKHIEKDAALERRFQQVYVGEPSVEDTVAILRGLKERYEVHHGVRITDGAIVAAAKLSDRYIGGRFLPDKAIDLMDEAASRLRIEIDSLPQEIDEVERRIMQLDIERTALEKEEEAGAVERRDRIDQELAELRERAGAMKARWQAEKDQITHIRTLKGRIDELRIEAERVTRTGDLARAAEIQYGEIPQRETELEEAAARLDEAQAESRFLKEEVEAEDVADVVSRWTGIPVTRMLESERERLTNLEGVLGTRVIGQDEAVGAVANAVRRSRAGLQDPNRPIGSFIFLGPTGVGKTETARALAEFLFDDQDAMVRIDMSEYMERHAVARLIGAPPGYIGYDEGGQLTEAVRRRPYAVVLFDEIEKAHPDVFNVLLQILDDGRLTDSQGRTVDFRNVVVIMTSNLGSPMILERAMSQDWAEVEDAVRGEMRRHFRPEFLNRIDDVIVFRPLGREQIGRIVEIQLRHLGALLADREITLSVSDAAKARIADEGFDPVFGARPLKRAIQRLVQNPLALEVLEGRFGDGDSVVVDVSAEGDGLTFRAGEAAEPQKAVAESLAPA; encoded by the coding sequence ATGGATGGTCGCCGTGGCCGAGCCGGCCGCGGCGACCTCCCATCGACGGGGGAGTCGGTGAACCAGGATAGACTGACCATAAAGGCCGGCGAGGCCCTTCAGGCCGCCGCCACCGAGGCCCGCAAGCGCGGCAACCCCGCGCTGGAAGACGTCCATCTGCTCAGCGCGCTGATGGCGCAGGACGAGACCATCGTCGTGCCCGTCCTGCGCAAGGTAGGCGCGGACGTGCCCGACCTCGGGCGCGCGCTGCTGGAGCGCTTGGACCGCCTCCCCAAGCAGTCCGGTACGGTGCAGCCGTCGCTGGGGCGCGAGACGACGGCGGTTCTCGACGCCGCCGAAGAGGAGGCTCGCTCCCTCGCGGACGAGTACGTGTCCACCGAGCACCTGCTGATCGCCCTGGCCGCGGTGGGGTCGGACACCCGCGAACTGCTGGCCGAGCGCGGCGCGGACGCGGACGCGCTGCGTCAGGCGATCCAGGCGGTGCGCGGCCCGCACCGCGTCACCGACCAGGATCCCGAAGGGAAGTATCGCGCGCTGGAGCGCTTCAGCCGCGACCTCACCGACGCCGCCCGCGACGGCAAGCTGGACCCCGTCATCGGGCGCGACGAGGAGATCCGCCGGGTCGTGCAGGTGCTGAGCCGGCGCACCAAGAACAACCCGGTCCTGATCGGCGAGCCGGGCGTGGGCAAGACCGCCATCGTGGAGGGCCTCGCCCAGCGCATCGTGAGCGGCGACGTGCCCGAGTCCCTCCAGCACAAGACGCTCATCGCGCTGGACATCGGCGCGGTCCTGGCCGGCGCCAAGTACCGCGGCGAGTTCGAGGAGCGCTTCAAGGCGGTGCTCAAGGAGATCACCGAGGCCGAAGGCCGCTTCGTGGTCTTCCTGGACGAGCTGCACACCATCGTGGGGGCCGGCGCCGCCGAGGGCGCCGTGGACGCCGGCAACATGCTCAAGCCGGCGCTCGCGCGCGGCGAGCTGAGGGTCGTCGGCGCCACAACGCTGGACGAGTACCGCAAGCACATCGAGAAGGACGCGGCGCTGGAGCGGCGCTTCCAGCAGGTGTACGTGGGCGAGCCGTCCGTGGAGGACACGGTGGCGATCCTGCGCGGCCTCAAGGAGCGCTACGAGGTGCACCACGGCGTGCGCATCACCGACGGCGCCATCGTCGCCGCGGCCAAGCTCAGCGATCGCTACATCGGCGGGCGTTTCCTGCCCGACAAGGCCATCGACCTGATGGACGAGGCGGCCAGCCGCCTGCGCATCGAGATCGACTCCCTGCCGCAGGAGATCGACGAGGTGGAGCGGCGCATCATGCAGCTCGACATCGAGCGCACGGCGCTGGAGAAGGAGGAGGAGGCCGGTGCCGTGGAGCGCCGCGACCGCATCGACCAGGAGCTGGCCGAGCTGCGCGAGCGCGCCGGGGCCATGAAGGCGCGCTGGCAGGCGGAGAAGGACCAGATCACCCATATCCGCACCCTCAAGGGGCGCATCGACGAGCTGCGCATCGAGGCGGAGCGGGTCACCCGCACCGGCGACCTCGCGCGCGCCGCCGAAATCCAGTACGGGGAGATCCCGCAGCGCGAGACCGAGCTGGAGGAAGCGGCCGCGCGACTGGACGAGGCCCAGGCCGAGTCGCGTTTCCTGAAGGAAGAGGTGGAAGCGGAAGACGTGGCCGATGTCGTGTCGCGCTGGACCGGTATACCCGTGACCCGGATGCTCGAGTCCGAGCGCGAGAGGCTGACCAACCTGGAGGGCGTCCTCGGCACCCGCGTGATCGGCCAGGACGAGGCGGTCGGAGCGGTGGCCAACGCCGTGCGCCGAAGCCGCGCGGGTTTGCAGGACCCCAACCGACCCATCGGCAGCTTCATCTTCCTCGGCCCCACCGGGGTCGGCAAGACCGAGACCGCCCGCGCGCTGGCGGAGTTCCTGTTCGACGACCAGGACGCGATGGTGCGCATCGACATGTCCGAGTACATGGAAAGGCACGCCGTGGCTCGGCTGATCGGAGCGCCCCCCGGCTACATCGGCTACGACGAGGGCGGCCAACTCACCGAGGCGGTGCGCCGGCGCCCTTACGCGGTGGTGCTGTTCGACGAGATCGAGAAGGCCCACCCGGACGTCTTCAACGTGCTGCTCCAGATCCTGGACGACGGCCGCCTGACGGACTCCCAGGGGCGCACCGTGGACTTCCGCAACGTCGTCGTCATCATGACCTCGAACCTGGGCAGCCCGATGATCCTGGAGCGCGCGATGAGCCAGGACTGGGCCGAGGTCGAGGACGCCGTGCGCGGCGAGATGCGCAGGCACTTCCGGCCCGAGTTCCTCAACCGCATCGACGACGTCATCGTATTCCGGCCGCTGGGCCGCGAGCAGATCGGCCGCATCGTCGAGATCCAGTTGCGCCACCTGGGCGCGTTGCTCGCCGACCGCGAGATCACGCTCTCGGTGAGCGACGCCGCCAAGGCGCGCATCGCCGACGAGGGATTCGACCCGGTGTTCGGCGCGCGCCCGCTGAAGCGGGCGATCCAGCGGCTGGTACAGAACCCGCTCGCGCTTGAAGTGCTCGAGGGGCGCTTCGGCGACGGCGACAGCGTGGTCGTGGACGTCTCCGCGGAGGGCGACGGTCTGACCTTCCGGGCGGGCGAGGCGGCGGAGCCACAGAAGGCCGTTGCGGAGAGCCTCGCACCCGCATAA
- the mce gene encoding methylmalonyl-CoA epimerase, with product MFPLDHVGVAVASLDEARATLLEIVGGPASPVEVIEAQGVRVQFLGDGPGRLELLEPTGPDTPVARHLERRGPGIHHLAYRVPDLPATLRRLGSAGVLLVDETPRLGAGGHLVAFLHPRSTVGVLIELIQDS from the coding sequence ATGTTCCCTTTGGATCACGTCGGCGTCGCCGTCGCCTCGCTCGACGAAGCGCGGGCGACGCTTCTCGAAATCGTCGGAGGACCCGCCTCCCCCGTCGAAGTCATCGAAGCCCAGGGCGTCCGAGTCCAGTTCCTCGGCGACGGCCCCGGCCGGCTCGAGCTCCTCGAGCCGACGGGCCCCGACACTCCCGTCGCACGCCACCTCGAGCGACGGGGTCCCGGCATCCACCACCTGGCGTACCGGGTCCCCGACCTGCCCGCCACGCTGCGCCGACTCGGGTCGGCCGGGGTCCTACTCGTGGACGAAACGCCGCGGCTCGGTGCCGGTGGCCATCTCGTGGCCTTCCTGCACCCCCGCTCCACCGTCGGCGTCCTCATCGAACTGATTCAGGATTCCTAG
- the trxA gene encoding thioredoxin: MENGRVVEITDGNFDDEIAGGEGLVMVDFWAAWCGPCRMVAPVVAQLAEEYDGRVKVGKLDVDANQRTAIKFNVRSIPSILFFHNGEHVDTVIGAVPKPHLERRLVEHLARSGANEAAG, encoded by the coding sequence GTGGAGAACGGTAGAGTCGTCGAAATCACAGATGGCAACTTCGACGACGAAATTGCGGGTGGGGAAGGGCTGGTGATGGTGGATTTTTGGGCGGCCTGGTGCGGCCCTTGTCGCATGGTGGCCCCGGTGGTGGCGCAACTCGCCGAGGAGTACGACGGGCGCGTCAAGGTCGGGAAGCTGGATGTGGACGCCAACCAGCGCACGGCGATCAAGTTCAACGTGCGCTCCATTCCCAGCATCCTCTTCTTCCACAACGGAGAGCACGTCGACACCGTCATTGGCGCGGTGCCGAAGCCGCACCTCGAGCGCCGGCTGGTGGAGCATCTCGCCCGTTCGGGCGCGAACGAGGCCGCGGGCTGA
- the rsmI gene encoding 16S rRNA (cytidine(1402)-2'-O)-methyltransferase, whose amino-acid sequence MGTLFVVATPIGNLEDLSARAARVLGEVALVLAEDTRRTRILLDHIGARTRLLSAHQHNETRRVDEVLKRLAAGEDLALVSDAGTPVVSDPGGRLVRAVAAAGHSVVPIPGPSAPVAALSASGLPADRFVFLGFPPRGGAERRALLARVAESADTAVLFEAPGRLLDLLEDLAGACGEGRAVAVARELTKIHEEVRRGTLAEVAAYYREEPPRGEVVVVVGGAAPTVEEETLSDRVAVVLADALLDHGVKPSAAAREVARRTGLPRNRAYEVVHARARERPEEG is encoded by the coding sequence ATGGGAACCCTGTTCGTCGTCGCGACGCCCATCGGCAACCTGGAGGATCTGTCGGCGCGCGCGGCGCGCGTCCTCGGCGAAGTCGCCCTGGTGCTGGCCGAGGACACCCGCCGCACGCGTATCCTGCTGGACCACATCGGCGCCCGCACGCGCCTGCTGTCGGCGCATCAGCACAACGAGACGCGGCGCGTGGACGAGGTCCTGAAGAGGCTCGCCGCGGGCGAGGACCTGGCGCTGGTGTCCGACGCGGGGACGCCAGTCGTGAGCGACCCCGGCGGCCGTCTCGTCCGCGCGGTGGCCGCGGCGGGGCACTCCGTGGTGCCCATCCCAGGCCCGTCCGCGCCGGTCGCGGCGCTGTCCGCCAGCGGCCTGCCCGCCGACCGCTTCGTGTTCCTGGGGTTTCCGCCACGGGGCGGAGCAGAGCGCCGCGCGTTGCTGGCCCGCGTGGCCGAGTCCGCCGACACCGCCGTCCTTTTCGAGGCGCCGGGTCGGCTGCTGGACCTGCTGGAGGACCTGGCCGGCGCGTGCGGCGAGGGTCGCGCGGTGGCGGTCGCGCGGGAGCTGACCAAGATCCACGAGGAGGTCCGGCGCGGAACCTTGGCCGAAGTCGCCGCTTATTACCGAGAAGAACCGCCCCGCGGCGAGGTCGTCGTCGTCGTGGGTGGCGCCGCGCCAACCGTGGAGGAGGAGACGCTGTCGGATCGGGTGGCGGTGGTGCTGGCGGACGCACTGCTGGATCACGGGGTGAAGCCGAGCGCCGCGGCCCGCGAAGTGGCACGCAGGACCGGCCTTCCCCGCAACCGTGCCTACGAGGTCGTGCACGCCCGAGCGCGTGAGCGGCCGGAGGAAGGGTAG
- a CDS encoding DUF4159 domain-containing protein, with translation MRGRVSARLVLACAVPLALAGASARGTPGAGPAVAVVQYDGGGDWYANPSALPNLLREARARTGIAFPERAETVRLDDPGLRDFPYLYLTGHGNIALADADVLRLRAYLEDGGFLHADDNYGLDESFRREMGRVLPEADFVELPADHPVYHSFYDLEGLPKVHEHDGAPPQGLGLFHGGRLVVFYSFESDLGDGWEDADVHGDAAHVREAAFRMGVNLLVFVLAQPAR, from the coding sequence TTGAGGGGACGCGTCTCGGCCCGCCTAGTCCTGGCGTGCGCCGTCCCGCTGGCGCTGGCCGGCGCATCCGCGCGCGGCACTCCCGGCGCGGGGCCCGCCGTCGCCGTGGTGCAGTACGACGGCGGGGGCGACTGGTACGCCAACCCGTCGGCGCTCCCCAACCTCCTGCGCGAGGCGCGTGCCCGCACCGGCATAGCCTTCCCCGAGAGAGCGGAGACCGTGCGCCTGGACGACCCAGGGCTGCGCGACTTCCCGTACCTGTACCTCACCGGTCACGGCAACATCGCCCTGGCCGACGCCGACGTCTTGCGGCTGCGCGCCTACCTGGAGGACGGGGGCTTCCTGCACGCCGACGACAACTACGGCCTGGACGAGAGCTTCCGGCGCGAGATGGGGCGCGTCCTGCCCGAGGCCGATTTCGTGGAGCTGCCCGCGGACCACCCCGTCTACCACTCCTTCTACGACCTGGAGGGGCTGCCCAAGGTCCACGAACACGACGGCGCCCCGCCGCAGGGCCTGGGCCTGTTCCACGGCGGACGCCTGGTCGTCTTCTACAGCTTCGAGTCGGACCTGGGGGACGGCTGGGAGGACGCCGACGTGCACGGCGACGCCGCGCACGTGCGGGAAGCCGCGTTCCGCATGGGCGTGAACCTGCTCGTGTTCGTGCTGGCGCAGCCGGCGCGCTGA